The following coding sequences are from one Geodermatophilus normandii window:
- a CDS encoding GGDEF domain-containing protein — protein sequence MTSLAVRPDSGAAPGSAGRPPDPLAVLLTTLDELETLSRFDVEPAAARADAAAATARELGRPDLEQRALLAAADLMRRRGAVAEAGRIAQEVHRWATEARSRHLIARSSFVLTAVFQELGDLAGALEHAVQSVDLLDDDTLPALRVDHLVRLADVLGLSRDPAAPERYATVLRLAEDLGDVDRQLRILNNRAYTDTLAGRFADALHFSTRLQDLAAAQGIPLDVGRLDTVARALMGLDRLDEAEAALAPGLAPEVLGSSHDGDAGADYLLTLAEVQRRRGAVDAAQATLDECVRRCVEHGLTSIRVRARAEQAELHAAAGDHRAAFEEHKRFTAELVEQQSAQRESRARAMQAMYETTEARRQSRRWRELSLRDPLTGLHNRRHVDDELPRMLADGGQVWVALLDLDHFKRVNDTCSHAVGDEVLRAVAGLLQQAAPGTGSLVARLGGEEFLLVLAGVDAGTAARHLEQVRAAVAAHPWGPLTGDLPVTVSIGAAGTVDVPDRTAAQLLGRADARLYRAKRGGRDRVVLGD from the coding sequence GTGACCAGTCTCGCCGTACGCCCGGACAGCGGCGCGGCACCCGGGAGCGCCGGGCGCCCGCCGGACCCGCTCGCGGTCCTGCTCACGACGCTCGACGAGCTCGAGACCCTGTCCCGCTTCGACGTCGAGCCGGCCGCCGCGCGCGCGGACGCCGCCGCGGCCACCGCCCGCGAGCTCGGTCGCCCCGACCTCGAGCAGCGGGCGCTGCTCGCGGCCGCCGACCTGATGCGCCGCCGCGGTGCGGTCGCCGAGGCCGGCCGGATCGCCCAGGAGGTGCACCGCTGGGCGACCGAGGCCCGTTCGCGGCACCTCATCGCCCGCAGCTCCTTCGTCCTCACCGCGGTGTTCCAGGAGCTCGGCGACCTCGCCGGAGCGCTGGAGCACGCGGTCCAGAGCGTCGACCTGCTCGACGACGACACCCTGCCGGCGCTGCGGGTCGACCACCTGGTCCGGCTGGCCGACGTCCTGGGCCTGTCCCGCGACCCGGCCGCGCCCGAGCGCTACGCCACGGTCCTGCGGCTGGCCGAGGACCTCGGTGACGTCGACCGGCAGCTGCGGATCCTCAACAACCGCGCCTACACCGACACCCTCGCCGGCCGGTTCGCCGACGCGCTGCACTTCAGCACCCGCCTGCAGGACCTGGCCGCCGCGCAGGGGATCCCGCTCGACGTCGGCAGGCTCGACACCGTCGCCCGCGCGCTCATGGGCCTCGACCGGCTCGACGAGGCCGAGGCGGCCCTCGCCCCCGGCCTGGCGCCCGAGGTCCTCGGCAGCTCGCACGACGGCGACGCCGGCGCGGACTACCTGCTCACCCTGGCCGAGGTGCAGCGCCGCCGCGGCGCCGTCGACGCCGCGCAGGCGACCCTGGACGAGTGCGTCCGCCGCTGCGTGGAGCACGGCCTGACCTCGATCCGGGTGCGGGCCCGCGCCGAGCAGGCCGAGCTGCACGCCGCCGCCGGCGACCACCGCGCCGCGTTCGAGGAGCACAAGCGGTTCACCGCGGAGCTGGTGGAGCAGCAGTCGGCGCAGCGCGAGTCGCGCGCCCGCGCGATGCAGGCCATGTACGAGACGACCGAGGCGCGCCGGCAGAGCCGCCGCTGGCGCGAGCTGTCCCTGCGCGACCCCCTGACCGGCCTGCACAACCGGCGGCACGTCGACGACGAGCTGCCCCGGATGCTGGCCGACGGCGGGCAGGTGTGGGTGGCGCTGCTCGACCTCGACCACTTCAAGCGGGTCAACGACACCTGCTCGCACGCCGTCGGCGACGAGGTGCTGCGCGCCGTCGCGGGGCTGCTGCAGCAGGCGGCCCCCGGCACCGGCTCGCTGGTCGCGCGGCTGGGCGGCGAGGAGTTCCTGCTGGTCCTCGCCGGCGTCGACGCCGGCACCGCGGCCCGGCACCTGGAGCAGGTCCGCGCCGCCGTCGCCGCCCACCCGTGGGGCCCGCTCACCGGGGACCTGCCCGTGACGGTCAGCATCGGCGCGGCCGGCACCGTCGACGTCCCCGACCGGACGGCGGCCCAGCTGCTGGGCCGGGCCGACGCCCGGCTCTACCGCGCCAAGCGCGGCGGCCGCGACCGCGTCGTCCTCGGCGACTGA
- a CDS encoding acyl-CoA thioesterase → MPGGLIALLDVDEAGPDLFRGRPRGVPADRAFGGAVVAQSLLAATATVPADRAVHSLHAYFVRAGDPAAPTDLRVTRVRDGGSYATREVTAVQHGRTTLVLTASFARPEDGPEHQVPVLDAPAPETLPEPEEALTGAPAAVLEWLSWLDRRHPFDFRFDGALPRVAAGRGEAAPPRQRFWFRSREALPGDPRLHACALAYATDMLLLSVAVAPHGTVIGAPDLATASLDHAVWFHGPARADTWLCFEQESAFSAGGRALCSGRVFDRDGRLVLTVVQEGMLRRRPV, encoded by the coding sequence GTGCCCGGTGGGCTGATCGCCCTGCTCGACGTCGACGAGGCCGGGCCCGACCTGTTCCGCGGCCGCCCGCGCGGCGTCCCGGCCGACCGCGCGTTCGGCGGCGCGGTGGTGGCCCAGTCGCTGCTGGCGGCCACCGCGACCGTCCCCGCCGACCGGGCGGTGCACTCGCTGCACGCCTACTTCGTCCGCGCCGGCGACCCGGCCGCGCCGACCGACCTGCGGGTCACGCGGGTCCGCGACGGCGGCAGCTACGCCACCCGCGAGGTGACGGCCGTCCAGCACGGGCGGACCACCCTGGTGCTGACGGCGTCCTTCGCCCGGCCCGAGGACGGCCCCGAGCACCAGGTGCCCGTGCTCGACGCGCCTGCACCGGAGACGCTGCCGGAGCCGGAGGAGGCGCTGACCGGCGCCCCGGCAGCGGTCCTGGAGTGGCTGTCGTGGCTGGACCGCCGGCACCCGTTCGACTTCCGCTTCGACGGCGCGCTGCCCCGGGTGGCCGCCGGCCGGGGCGAGGCGGCGCCGCCGCGGCAGCGGTTCTGGTTCCGCTCCCGGGAGGCGCTGCCCGGCGACCCGCGACTGCACGCGTGCGCGCTGGCCTACGCCACCGACATGCTGCTGCTGTCGGTCGCCGTCGCGCCGCACGGCACGGTGATCGGGGCGCCGGACCTGGCCACCGCCAGCCTCGACCACGCCGTCTGGTTCCACGGGCCGGCCCGCGCCGACACGTGGCTGTGCTTCGAGCAGGAGAGCGCCTTCTCCGCCGGCGGCCGGGCGCTCTGCTCGGGCCGCGTCTTCGACCGCGACGGCCGGCTGGTGCTCACCGTCGTCCAGGAGGGCATGCTCCGCCGCCGCCCCGTGTGA